In BD1-7 clade bacterium, one genomic interval encodes:
- the epsF_1 gene encoding Type II secretion system protein F: protein MAAFSYQALNADGKKVKGVLEGDSPRQIRQMLREKGLKPLDISHSKSSAGKSSDKGSDSGFSLSFLNTVRLNPAELALFTRQLATLIQSSLPLDEALQAVADQTQKQQIKSLILDIRSRVVEGHSLAYALGDFPKIFDSMYRAMVTAGESAGFLGIVLERLADYTENSQYTQQKIKSAMVYPIILMIVAFGVITGLMVGVVPDLVKVFDTKGADLPVLTKGLIWLSDFIVDYGIYAFIAVVALIIWFVRFMQKPSRKRKWHVLKLRLPLIRGITRTADTARFASTLSMLVGSGVPLLDAIRIASAVLNNMVLRDVCTEVAITVQEGGSFGKALGATDEFPPMLVHMVSNGEASGELEAMLEKVAQNQEREIEMTLTSMLSVMEPLMIVIMSGIVMMIVMAILLPIMDLNTLV, encoded by the coding sequence ATGGCAGCGTTCAGTTACCAGGCACTCAATGCAGACGGCAAGAAAGTTAAAGGCGTATTGGAGGGGGATTCTCCTCGGCAGATACGTCAGATGCTGCGTGAGAAAGGGTTAAAGCCCCTTGATATTAGCCATAGCAAATCATCAGCCGGTAAAAGCTCGGATAAGGGTTCTGATTCCGGTTTTTCATTGAGCTTTCTCAATACGGTCAGACTCAACCCTGCTGAGCTAGCGCTGTTTACCCGGCAGTTGGCGACGTTGATTCAGTCCAGTTTACCGTTAGATGAGGCATTGCAGGCTGTTGCTGATCAGACACAAAAACAGCAGATCAAAAGTCTCATCCTGGATATTCGATCGAGGGTTGTTGAGGGGCACTCGCTGGCGTATGCGTTAGGTGACTTTCCTAAAATTTTTGACTCTATGTATAGAGCGATGGTTACAGCTGGTGAAAGTGCGGGTTTTCTTGGCATCGTGCTGGAGCGTTTGGCTGATTACACTGAAAACAGCCAGTATACCCAGCAGAAAATAAAATCGGCCATGGTCTACCCGATCATTTTAATGATTGTTGCTTTTGGTGTTATTACAGGTTTGATGGTTGGTGTTGTTCCCGATCTCGTGAAAGTCTTTGATACCAAGGGTGCAGATTTACCCGTATTAACTAAAGGGTTAATCTGGCTCAGCGATTTTATTGTTGATTACGGAATTTATGCATTTATCGCCGTTGTTGCGCTGATTATTTGGTTTGTGCGCTTTATGCAGAAGCCGTCGCGAAAACGTAAATGGCATGTGCTCAAACTGAGATTGCCCCTGATTCGTGGCATTACACGAACAGCCGATACGGCCCGTTTTGCGAGTACCTTGAGTATGTTGGTTGGTAGTGGCGTGCCTTTGCTTGATGCGATTCGTATTGCTTCTGCGGTACTTAACAACATGGTACTTCGCGATGTATGTACCGAAGTTGCTATTACTGTTCAGGAAGGCGGCAGTTTCGGTAAGGCGCTGGGAGCTACAGACGAGTTTCCGCCCATGTTAGTGCACATGGTTAGCAATGGTGAGGCCAGTGGCGAGCTTGAAGCCATGCTAGAAAAAGTGGCACAGAATCAAGAACGTGAGATTGAAATGACAC